The sequence AGGCCCTCCAGGCCCGCCTCGTAGAGCTGGCTTGGGTGTCGCGGCAAGGGTGGGTTGTCAGGCGCGCTGGGGAAGATGATCCCCCACGGCAGGCTGGTCGGCCGGCCCCAGAGCTCGCCATTGATGAAGTTGGCGATCCGGCCGAAGAAAAGCCCGATCGGGGCGCAGGGGGCAACGAGGTCGGCGAGGCGCAGCAAGTCCAATCTGTTGGCCCGGGCGAACAGGGTCACGGCCAGGGCTACGCCCAGGAAGCCGCCATGGAACGACATGCCGCCCTCCCACAGCTTGAAGATCTCCAGCGGGTGCTTCCAGTACTGCCCCTGGCCGTAGAACAGGACATAACCTGTGCGCCCGCCGACGATGATGCCGAGGGTGACCCAGAGAATCAGGTCGTCGATCTGGATCGTGTTGGCCGGCGGCCCGCCCGGCGCCCAGAGGCGCGCCTGGCCGATCAGCCTGAGCGCATAGCGCCAGCCCAGCAGGATCCCGGCGATATAGGCCAGGGCGTACCAGCGGATCGCCAGGGGGCCCAGGTGGATCAGGACCGGGTCGAAATGGGGAAACGGCACGGGGACCCTCTCTGGGAGCTTCGCCCTTCCTGTTAGCAGGGGCGCCGACGCCGCGGGAGCCCCTTCGCATTCAAGGCGCGTTTGCCCTATATGAACCCTATGCAGACCCAGAATCCCTTCCTCGACGAATTCTCCAAGCTGTCCCAGGCGGCCATGGGCCTGGCCCAGGCGGCCGGCGAAGAGGCCAAGACCGCGTTTCGCGCCCAGGCCGACCGGATCGCCGCCGAGATGGACCTGGTGCGGCGTGACGAATTCGATGCGCTCAAGGCCGAGCTCGAGGCCCTGCGTGATGAGGTCGCGGCCCTGAAGGCGGCGAAGGCGGAATCCCAAGCCTGAAACGGGAATTGGGTTCGCCGTTCGCAAGAAGGTCCTTGTGACGGATGGCGCGAAGCAGATTAGGCTGCAGGCCAGAGGGTGACTCGCCGGTTCTCCAGCCGGCCGAGGAAGCCTCGGAAGGGATAAGGTTCGATGGACGCTCCTCAGTCTGAAGAAGACGAAGTCGACCTGAGCTTCGACCCGCTGGACGTGGTCGAGCACGTGTTGACCGCCGAGAACCTCACCTTCGACCGCACCGAGGACGGCGACCTGGCTTTCGCCCTGACCGGCGACTGGAAGGACTACGAGCTGTGGTTCGCTTGGCGACCGGAGGCCGACTGCCTGCAGCTGTGCCTCTCGCTGGACATGAGGACGCCCAAGTCCAAGCGGGGCGCGGCCTTCGAGCTTCTTTCCCTGATCAACCAGCGCATCTGGCTCGGCCATTTCGAGGTCTGGAGCGACGGGGGCGAGGTGGTGTTCCGCCATTCGCTGTCGGTGCCCCAGGGCGAGCGGCCGACCCTGGCCCAGGCGGC is a genomic window of Phenylobacterium montanum containing:
- the lgt gene encoding prolipoprotein diacylglyceryl transferase, which translates into the protein MPFPHFDPVLIHLGPLAIRWYALAYIAGILLGWRYALRLIGQARLWAPGGPPANTIQIDDLILWVTLGIIVGGRTGYVLFYGQGQYWKHPLEIFKLWEGGMSFHGGFLGVALAVTLFARANRLDLLRLADLVAPCAPIGLFFGRIANFINGELWGRPTSLPWGIIFPSAPDNPPLPRHPSQLYEAGLEGLALFLLLRWATHRAQWLPRQGALTGLFLVGYGIVRISLENVRNPDIGMPAFPLGLTMGMILSIPMVAAGAWLIWRSRRPAALAQPAEAPQA
- a CDS encoding accessory factor UbiK family protein, whose amino-acid sequence is MQTQNPFLDEFSKLSQAAMGLAQAAGEEAKTAFRAQADRIAAEMDLVRRDEFDALKAELEALRDEVAALKAAKAESQA
- a CDS encoding YbjN domain-containing protein — its product is MDAPQSEEDEVDLSFDPLDVVEHVLTAENLTFDRTEDGDLAFALTGDWKDYELWFAWRPEADCLQLCLSLDMRTPKSKRGAAFELLSLINQRIWLGHFEVWSDGGEVVFRHSLSVPQGERPTLAQAASMIDAAVEAADRFYPAFDFLLKGSKSPEDAMAACMFETVGQA